ATATAAACAGCTGCCAGTGAGTGGGGACTTGATGGAACTCTGACAGCAGCTTATAGAAATCTATTCCTTTTcactattctgactccaattgctgtgataatggctgagactagtgatgagcgaatctgtcccgtttcgcttcgctgaaaaatttgtgaatctttcaaaagattcgcaaaacagcgaaaaattagagaaacggtgaaaatgttgcacatcaaaaaaaattgtcgcccgcagctattatttcgtcgtccgcagctattattttgtcatttggctattatttcatcgcctgcggctattatttcttcgcccgcaacaatttttggacacacggcgaatttttccgcggcgaattatttcatccattttgcgaaacaatccgccaatggcaaaatgcggaaattcgcagtgaattcatgcctggtgaaacatttcacccatcactagctgAGACCCCattccctgggcctgtatggagctgggcacagccACCATGGGCAATCTGTGCCAGAGAGCAGAACTCACCAGGCACTCGGAATCCACAAAGGTTCTGTATTTGTTGTGGATAAACAAATGCCGGAGGTCAAAAGCAATATTgtgtaacgcttgtttggctGTAAAGGGGTAATAACCAGGCTAGTGAATgcagagcatgggttacatgcgacccccctttcccaggatgggcctccacTATAGGGCTGTGTTAGGTAGTagatgaactacaactcacactggtgttgtgcaatataattaaAGTAAAGAggacaccaggagctcttgcagatgaactaaaggattctttattgtccaagacagatgtaCCTCCAGGGTAATTCAATATACTCACTCAGATTGAGGTAGAACAGCATACAGAGGTACAATAGGTGGAATATGATGCCTCCCTGGTtctcccttctcatcaagaggtcgGGCAGGTACAACACCTACAGAGTGATAGGCAAAGGCAGATCACCGGCATAgtcccttctcataaagaggttgggcagggttatTTGCTAACCTaagtccctagcacttctgtgtccctaacgTAAGGCCAGTAATgtctgttaggaagactactattactattactactattactTCTGGATGGAGCCAAGAGCTGCCCTTTCTATATAAGTCTGAATGATCTCACTCCTCCTGTAGATGCTATGGCAGTGTCTGCTATGCttgccctgtccccaacttctccaGAGTGGGTGTTAAACTCTGGGTGATGGTTTGCTGGGGCCTattctgcctccaggctcagtggagctgttgatGGAAATCAGacaagcagccaaagaggaagccacacctccttgctagacactatatgaggctgcaaggggtggggacaaccatatgggccaataaaggagAAGCATAACTAGAGACTGTTACagaggcttctgcccagtaacaagggatctatgtgaagaggtagggatttcactccatagggcatttaaccctatgggtccctacaattactTTCCTAACCCCtagagtagctcctcacacatggaaagcaggaacaggaatggcatgatgggaggaactgacatcacatataaggaaggggaatgggagggCCTACAGACTTATAAACAacttgcaatatgaccttggtcactaggtggcagtgtaacaatgTATATGCATAAACCATTAAcacaaatattaactgctggggcagcacaaatgctaaaaaaatacaaattccttacatttccagataatgaatATCACAGCAGCGATTACCAGAAGTGATACAATCCCATTCACTGCCATAACCGCACGGTTTCTCTCTGCAACGGGAAATAATTAagaaatatgaatgtaaattatAGTAAGAGACTATTTACTAACATCTAATTTGCTTGATTTTATCTGCTTTTCATATAGGgtccaacaaataaatatatatatactaaaatatacatataaattataaaacaaaataaagtgtaTTTGGTAGAAACCTCTCACCTGGGCAAAAATCCTGGTTGGAAAACTAAATACCAACTATTTGATGGGAAAATTGTGCAGATacaatggagaccaactgcaaactgcctTATAACATTCCCTATTAGTGGTGATGTTTTGCTCCGCTGAAAAAGTTTGTGAAACCACaggaaaatctgtgaaatgcattgaagtcaatgggcggtTTTTACAGTACTTATATGTGTAATATGTATTTCTAATAGTTCATTACCAGTCACTACATTGCCTGCCCAGTATGTTTTGTTATATACAGTCTACACAGTGAGAGTTTCCTTTGGGCACAATGAGGCTTCTTTGCAATTTAAGAAGAACCACACACGCTTCCAATAAAGTCCTATTGATTAAAAttgttaattttaaaattaaaccccAATGAATGCTTAATTCAAGCCATGCACTGTTCTTGCACCCAACTGAGAGTTCATGCACCATCCTGGGGCCAGGTAAGGGATGCTTTCCGTATCTGTACAACAATGTTGCAACAAACTACTTTGCTGGTATCTCATCACCTTTGCATCCTACTTCCAACAACAAAACTAATATTAATGTTTGTTGAGGGGGTGGGAAACAGAATAGGGGGCAGTAGTTCATCATGGAATCAGCAACTCCTAATAACTTCCAACAAACATGATCCAGTTGTGTCAAAAATTAAAATTGAGCTTTACTTTTCCCTTAATAATCCAGGTGAAATAAGCAGAGAACATCCAGTCTTGACCTAGTACTTACCTAGAACAATCAGCCTGATCTCCCTGTCTTCTCTCTCAGGACTATAGACCACCGCACATGTGTAGACCCCTTCATCTGAGCTCCTCACATTGGATAAAGCCAAAGAGAAGTTGCCATTGTCGACTTCCTGCTGCTCAAATGATCTCCTTGATGTGGAACTGAAGCATTTGTTATCAAATCTCAAGATTTCTTTGTTTTGGAAGAACCAGATCACCACAAGGTAATTCAGGTCCAGGGAAGCATTGCCAACTGAGATCATGCAGGGAAGAATGGCGCGAGATCCAACCAGAACCTGGCGAGATGGAGGAGCAGCAAGTTGCAAGGTGGCACCTACTGGAAGACATGGCAGGGAGCAGAGATGTGAATAGGGGAACCCCCTACTCTATACATTGtgtcacatacaggcagggtaactGGTCTCTGGctaaactgaccctagtgtatgtgagactgtaagtaccactggggcagggactgaggggcAGAATGTGTCAGCTCTACGTAAATAAAGGTTCAACTGCCTATAAATTAGTGGCAAAACCCAAATCCCCATGACAGGGTTCAGACATTTATAGAGAGAGAATGTTCTTACTTAAACCTCTAAAACATACTGATCATCTTTCTACTCACATAAACCTTAAGGCCATATAGACTGGGAATATACTGGGGCAAAAAATAttgtagctagtgatgagcgagtccttcctgtttcactttgctgtaAAATCCATGGAACTGTGAATCGGCAGAAAATTCACGAAGTGTGGAAACTGACACACataaaaatcaattgtttttaaaaaatttcttgcaaatttttgccacgcTGAATTTTTGCACCTacttcacaaaaaaatccaccaatggagaaactgcaaaaaaattgcccatcactaattgtagcttatattatatatataggagaCACTACTTCcttgggggggtgcggggcccctatGGTGGCAGCCCCggccgaccctgcacccccccagccccaccctgcacccccccagccccaccctgtagaagtcaatgggagttgccttaggcaaagtcaagctgtATTTTCAATTGAAGAGTTTTGAGTCTTTCAAGAATTTCCGAGTGTGTAATCTGGAAAATTCCAGGTATTTGAACATTTTATAcaaacaagttttccatattaataaatcagCGAGCATagaagtttttttaaaaatgtgattaatttaaattagaaaaaaaactcttaaaTTCACAAACATAAAAACTGATCAATAAGCCCATAAGCAAAGGCCCAAGGTGAGAGGGGCCATACGTGTGGAAGGGAACAAGGAGGAGGCATGTGTTAGGGGCAACGGCAAGAAGAGAGgagaaaccccccccccatggacaGTAAAGGGGCCCCCGGGAGAGACCCCCCCATGGGCAGTAAAGGGGCCCCCGGGAGAGACCCCACCATGGGCAGTAAAGGGGCCCCCGGGAGAGATTTCCACCTCATGGTCAGTCTGAGAGATCCAGGTTTCAGAAGGACGAAGACATTAAGTGGGAGAGACCATTAGTGTGTAGGAAATGaggaaaaatatattgaatatgaaTCCATTTCCCATATGTGTCCCCTTTAATGACTTTACTTTTGACTTCACTTGATACTATGGGATAGGAAACATGACTGATAATAAATGTTTCTCCTGCCCCATTATACCCCTCCCAGGCATTGTACCCCGTGCCAATAGCCCCAGACAGTACAGAGAAATACAGAACGTACCTGATTGGTGCAGGAGGAAAAGGCAGAGAAACCCCAAACTGAGCATGTTGGGGGTGTGGATCAGTTTAGCAGGCCCCCAGTTCCCTGCAGGACAGATGTTTGCCGgggtgggtgccagggtgggtgccCAGAGAGGACCATGTAGGTTCTACCCTAACTGGATGCACTTTAGCTCTGAGGCTGATGAATCATTCATTAACGAGCTAACACCCCTAGTGCAACTgaatatatgccccccccccccggggtagaaagtgaaaatgaaaatgCCCTTCTCCTACAGTTATTGTTTGTGCTTCTGTTTATTTAACCTTTGTGCCATTGCTTTATTGCTATAGATAAGTATTACAGGAAAGTAATTATCTACAATTACATTTCATTCAGTGCCTGAAAAATACATTGATAGATCATTTCTATAAATACAGAGAGCACAAGTGCATGAATAGggcccattatatatataataatcccgtgtgtgtgtgtgtgtctgtgtatctacacatatatgtatttatatagagatGATTGTGCACACAATGCTGTACAGaacactataataataataaaacacatagGGATCAATTACAATCATGTGCCAgttggattaaaggggaactaaacccaaccgtaaagctgccccacagcgccccctagttctctatagaagttgatgaaaaacctaattacacatggaaaccaattccccaatgagaattctactgagccaaaacttcattatagatgcaagagaagtgaccaatgagaatgctgattccctgtgtcaggccccttgctggtaccttacatatagagataatgatggcattttcccgtcattatatggcacaggaatcagacatggggataaagggacagacttgttcagtgctgggaaactgtgcttattgctcccaactccaattgcaggaacagagaacagggagccggatttactcacatcagctgggattctcattggaggattcttttgcatttctgccaatgcgggccctagagagctgggaaagttttattgggcaatattgctttaagaatacagccctgatgttgctggactacagctcccagcatgcctcacccttcattatatgttacattattctgggatttgtagtccggcaacagctgagtaacgttgggttgagccgcgctgtgccgcagggtttagtttccctttatggaACTAAAAAATGGGACCTAAAGTTCTGCAGATTGGGCAACTGGGCCTTAGGGGGGCGTATTATCAATAAGACTGTTGGGGCACTGGCAGGATAAAGGGGGGTGCATAGTGTGCAACTGACACCCTGAGTTGGGGCCACACAGAACCCAATTTAACAGCATCATTTTCTCCCGTGTGTGACTGTTCCCTCCCATGTACAGAGCGTGAGTGCACTGTGGCTCCGACTCATGAACAGAAGTACCGATACCCAATCACTGACTTATCTAATTGTTTGTGCAGCTCATTTACTCAGTGTCAGGAGTCGTATAAACTCAGTAGCAGGAGTCGCACCTTTGCACCTTTGCTCAGTTCTTATCCTTAGCCCTTAGTAACATAATGGGAATGCAGGCAGAGATAAGCGATAGGaacaggttaaaggggaactatacccctGTACATGTCCCGACTATTCTAttcattaaattacattttcctaaTAGATAATTGTTTTGTTCTACCTGTACTGCCCCCCTGTAACAAGTTATATGTTTAAATGGAGATagtgagctctgtataaacaaaccctttccttctctcaCAAACAGTCTGTGCTAGGCtttcagataaggaggagttcatttTGCAGAAAGGTTATCTGTGGGCTGATTATATGAGGAATTGCTATTTCCTCCTTTCACAGTTGCTCAGAAGAACCGCAAGAAGTAAAATAGGTTAAACATtcagttttttctttattaatgaaaaacaaatatttattcagCAAAACAATAGGTAGAAAGTACAAGTCCCTTTATGAAGGAGAGTATAAAGGAATTcaattcctcccccccccccagcagccggaCCTCCCCTCCCCCAGCCCATTGCAGGTTCCCTAGGAGCCGGTTGGTAGGGgacagggggggggcacagtattAATTATTCACTCCCAATAGAAATATTTGCCCCACGCTGCCCCATACACTGTATTCTCATTATTACTGTTACTGATACCAGTGGCCCTGAGCTGCCCCCCCTACTGGCTCCATGTTACAAAGGCTGTTGGGGGAGACAAGGAAGGTGATGGGCAGTCAGACTGAGGGCATTTACCCCCACGTTGGCACTGAATGGCACAAACTAACAGGGAACCCCCTGCGCCCCACGTGGGATTCACTCTCAGCCCGAGATACGGCGCCGTGTGGTTCTGGGAATGGCAGCCCTGGGGCACGGGGCAGAACTAGGGCAGAACCCACCGTAACTAGGGAGGAGCAGACTTTGAGggggaaaatgtgcaaaatgttggCAGGCATTCTGttttattctgtattattttaatgcacaggaaaaaagttaattttgcaatgtaataatagTTCTTTTCCCACCGGCGAATGGGTCACTATGGGCAAAACCTAATGTTTTCCTACACTGATACTGATACTGAATAAAGCAGAAACCCATTAGTGCAGCCCCCCCACTCTCTGCGCCCCCCGTGGGTTTCCCTGGGAATGTGGGCGACTCCTTCATTCTGCTGAATATTCCCCATAGTGTCTGTACCCCCGGGCGCCGCCTAACAGGGTAACAATGGGGTGGGAGAATGGGCCCCTAATTTCTACCCCCGCAGCACAGTGGTAATTGGAGGTCATTGATTTACTTCCCTTGAGATTTATATACATGTAACTGCCCTGAGCACTTCTCTACTCCCTGAGTGGGATGCCCCACCCTACAGATAAATTCTGCCAAATTATCTGATTTAACTGTGGGAGTAAAAGTCACGCTGGTCTCACAGGCAAAAGTCTTATCCCCCTGCTCCTGGGATTTACTACATGAGACCCTGTAGGTTTCTGGATCCAGCGGAGACTCCTTCTTGCCCCCTTTCTCCAGCCTAAACCACTGCACGGTGAGATCATCGGGGTAATAACCAAATATCCTGCAGCTCAGCGTGGCCTCCTCTTTCTCTCTCAGTGTTTGTGGGAGTTTCATATCCTCCACTTGGGGGCGCCAGGGGAAATCTGCAACAGAAAGGAGTAAATGGGATAGTAATGTGCCTCCAGTACAAGTATCATTCAGTCTCTGTTATACTGATCCAATTCATGGCTGGATCCGAATCCGGCACAAAATGATCTGATCTGgtcaaatcctggattcggtgcctAAATGAAGCCTATTGGCTGCATGAGTCCCATTACACACAGTGTTAGTGGGGAGCCCCATTATCCCAGGTCACTATACCTGCCACGGACACTTCTCTGGATTGGGGGCCACCCAGGGACCCATGTTTCCAGGTCACTCGCACCCTGAAGGCTGGATCCTTAAACAGATCCCTTGGGACACTATAAACACTTGTGAGGTCCCACGTTAGATCCGAGTTCTCTCTCCATTCCTCCCGGGCAGGTTGTTGGGTCCCCTCTCTGCACCCCCACTTTATCCTGATGTCTTTGGGGTAAAATCTCTGCAGCTTTAGGGTCAGGTCCAGATTGTGGGATCCCTGGAATGTGATATTTATTGGCTCCGGCACCTTGGGCTTCACTGGAAGACAAACACGGTGATAGATTTAACTCTGGGATACCCACTCAGTCATTGGTTATACATCCAAGCTCCGCCTACAGACTTGCTCCTGTCAGCTTTCAGGCAATGAGGAAGGGACAACATGAAAAGCTCCGCCCATCCATCAGAGACAGAAGATGAATGTTTATTACTCTATGGATTCTGGGAAGGAATAAAAAGGAGAAAACCCTCCCAACCCAAATTTCACGCACCTTATAATAAAAGACATCACAGTTCACAGAAGGTTCTGGAATATATTTCTAATAAGGGGAAATATTCCTTACCTTGGATGGTTTTGGTGTGAAAATGTTTCTCTTTGACTTTCCCGCCACCGACAAATTTGCAGCCAAACGTTGCACCCGTGTGTTTATCCAGCGTGAAAGTCAGAGTCGTTATGTGGTTATTTCCCTCCGTCTCGGAATGTACCATGTACGGACTCAGCAGGGACTCTGTGGCCTTGTCCTCTCCTGATTGGTGCAGCACAATCTCCCCGTCACTTCCTCCCCTCACTGACCAtgtgacctgcacatcactagggCAGTTGGTCCCAATGCACTGCAGCTTGGTCTCCTCTCCAATAGTCAGTGTATTCGGTCCCACAATGGGTTTCAGTGAGAATGTGGCTGTCAGGGAACAGGGATGGATTCCATATGAATTCCCAGCACAAAACTTTATATCCCAGATGCAGTGTATTAAGGATCATATTAAGGGACAAGGCTTCTGGAAGGCTTTGGATTCAACTGGGTCCTGTCACTTAACCAGTCAAGTTAATTTCTCCTCCCAGCTACTTTGTGCCTTCCCTGTCTCTGCACCCTGTCTACTCATTTCCTACATACCTGCAACGTCCTAGATTCTCTTTACTACATCTCCACAACCTCCTGACTCTCTTTCCTACATCTCCATGACCTCCAAACTGTCCTTCCTACATCTCTATAACCTTCTGACTCTCTTTCCTACATCTCATGTCTTCCTAACTGCCTTTCCTACAACTCCATGACCTTCTGACTCTCTTTCCTACATCTCCATGTCTCCTTCTTACATCTTCATGATCTCTAAACTGCCTTTCCTAAATCCCTCTGCCCTTCTGACTCTCTTTCCTACATCTCCATGCCTTCCCAACTGCCTTTTCTTCACCTCCATGACCTTCTGACTCTCTTTCCTACATCTCATGTCTTCCTAACTGTCGTTCCTACAACTCCATGACCTTCTGACTTTCTTTCCTACATCTCCATGTCTCCCTAACTGCCTTTCCTACATATCCATCCATGACCTCTGAACTGTCCTTCTTACATCTCCATAACCTTCTGGCACTGTTTCCTACATCTCCATAACCTTCTGACACTCTTTCCAACATCTCCATAACCTTCTGACACTCTTTCCTACATCTCCATAACCTTCTGACGCTCTTTCCTACATCTCCATAACCTTCTGACAGTCTTTCCTACATCTCCATAACCTTCTGACACTCTTTCTTACATCTTCATGACCTCCAAACTGCCTTTCTTAAATCTCCATGATCTTCTGACTCTCTTTCCTACATCTCCATGACTCCCTAATAGCTTCCCCCCATGTTCCTCCAGCTTTTCTACCTCCTGGTTCCTCCTATTTTCTCTGTGGACATTTAGCCATTTTCTCATTCCTTCCCTTCACCTTTTCCAAGCTCTGTTTCCTTTTCTCAACATCCTCTCTGCTCCTATCCCATATCTGTGCCATTTGTGCCTCCTTCCTGCCCTTTTCCCTTCTCAGGCATATCAGTATATCAACAGGAGATATTAAAGTGCTGGTTTGGGTTTTGGTGACCAAATATTTATCATATTaatgctaaaaaaatacaaattccttacattttctcttgtgtttccagataatgaatatCACAGCAGCGATTCCCAGAAGAGGTACAATCACACTCACCACAATAACGGCAGGGTTTGTCTCTGCAAGGGAATTGGAAAATAATTAAgagaaattaatgtaaattataaTAAGGGACTATTGACTAAGATCGAATTTGCttgcttttatttgcttttattatattttcatatagggtccaacaaataaatatataaaaaactaaaatatatatatacaaaaataaagtgtGTCTGGTAGAAACCTCTCACCTGGGCAAAAATCCAAAACATTTGGCTCAACACAATTCCCTTTATTGCACTGAAGTTGAGAGAAACTACTTATGAAATATAAGGGCTTATTTTATAACCCTAAGGGCAAGTACAAGAGCCGTAAGGGGTAACTTGCAGTAGAATAAAAACACACAATAGCCCATTGCATCCTGTACTCAATGGCTCTTGTTCTCTTCATGTCTAAACGATACACAAACTCATGGGCATCCAAGGTGACACTCATGCCCCACCCGCT
The genomic region above belongs to Xenopus tropicalis strain Nigerian chromosome 9, UCB_Xtro_10.0, whole genome shotgun sequence and contains:
- the LOC105945593 gene encoding CD276 antigen homolog, coding for MLSLGFLCLFLLHQSVGATLQLAAPPSRQVLVGSRAILPCMISVGNASLDLNYLVVIWFFQNKEILRFDNKCFSSTSRRSFEQQEVDNGNFSLALSNVRSSDEGVYTCAVVYSPEREDREIRLIVLGKY
- the LOC100493026 gene encoding uncharacterized protein LOC100493026 — protein: MRGSSLAPTLAPTLANICPAGNWGAAKLIHVPNMLSLGFLCLFLLHQSVGATLQLAAPPSRQVLVGSHVLLPCMISVDNASLDLNYLAVIWFFQNKEILRFDNKGFISTSRRSFNQQEVDNGNFSLGLSNVRISDEGVYTCVVVYSPEREDREIRLIVLDPPAITITQKQRNALSCSATGFYPKEINITWISGGEVLSDHVLEKPQQGPDGTYSVSSTLTVPWASGNKTFSCRVQHPSHPQAPQIDFLLEFTETNPAVIVVSVIVPLLGIAAVIFIIWKHKRKSTFSLKPIVGPNTLTIGEETKLQCIGTNCPSDVQVTWSVRGGSDGEIVLHQSGEDKATESLLSPYMVHSETEGNNHITTLTFTLDKHTGATFGCKFVGGGKVKEKHFHTKTIQVKPKVPEPINITFQGSHNLDLTLKLQRFYPKDIRIKWGCREGTQQPAREEWRENSDLTWDLTSVYSVPRDLFKDPAFRVRVTWKHGSLGGPQSREVSVADFPWRPQVEDMKLPQTLREKEEATLSCRIFGYYPDDLTVQWFRLEKGGKKESPLDPETYRVSCSKSQEQGDKTFACETSVTFTPTVKSDNLAEFICRVGHPTQGVEKCSGQLHVYKSQGK